The genomic interval TCTCCTGGTGGTACAGGCATCTGCATATAATCATCTATACAAATCTCGTCTCTGTTATGAGCTTTGTGACGTGCAACATTCACGATGATGTCCATGGATGAAGAGTCCAGCGGCGGTCTGCCATGGCTGGACATGCCGGTCATGTTTCACTCATCTAGGGCCGATACATGCAAGATGACACCGGAACAATGTGCCTATCGGTCAGGACACTGGAGATATTGGTACTTTCCCTTTCTATGCTAACATTATGAATGCCCTGTTAATGACTGAGCTCAACGCAGGTACGAAGCAGACCACGTTTATTCGTTAAATACAgtatatttcctttgtgCGACCATCGGATTCTTTACAATAGTCCATTTTCTCTCGAAGTATGCACCAGTACAAGCAAGACGAAGCGGCATATGGCGAAAGACGACGGCCGTTGGGCGATACCTCGCATACAAAGGTTACCAACTACCTGCAATTCGGTACTGTTCTCCTTCGTTGGGCGTTATGCTCCTGGGTATCATAGGcacaatcttcttctttggttagTACATCCAGTTCGCTGCATGTTTTCCAAATTGCTGATGTACAAACAGCCATGACGCTCGGTCCTAAACCTTACTACTGGCCTAACACGAAAGATGGGACAGTCTCTTATGGAAATAGTCCGCCTATCGCAACTCGAACTGGGTGGATGGCATTGGCATTACTGCCTTTTGTTCTGTGGGTACCTTAGCCCATGTTCAATATCCGATGCTAACCAGTGCAGGGCTCTGGGCACCAAAGCCAACCTTATATCAGCATTGACTGGAGTGCCTCATGAAAAGCTTCAGGTATGTTGACAACGACTAGAGCTTTATAATATGACTAACTGGATAGGTCTATCATCATTGGACCAGCTATGCCATGTTTGTCCTGGCTTTGATACATACCTTCCCATTCATAGTCTTCAATATCTGGAAAGGTCAGATGGTCGAGAAATGGAACACCAGCGTAGTCTACTGGACAGGAGTTGCGGCCTTGATTACGCAGGCTTATCTCACATTTATGTCCTTGCCATCTATTCGGTACGATCACTCATATCAAGCCCAAATCACTGCTAACTAGGTATAGAAATCGATATTATGAATTTTTCAAGGCAACCCACTTCCTAGTTGCACtactcttccttctctttttcttctttcactGTGACTTCCGCCTTACTTCCTGGTATGTCCTTCTATTCATCGAGACATACAGTATACTAACGACAACAGGGACTATTTCGTTGCCGGAGGCGCAATATATCTTTTCAGTCTATTTGCGGCATGGACCCGCACCCATCTCATCAATGGCCGTCACTCAGCAACAATCGACCTCCTCCCTTGCGGGTTTGTACGAATCAGAATCCCGACAATCATGTCCTGGCGACCAGGTCAGCACGTCTTCATTCGATTCTTCAGCCCGCAGCTAGGCTTGCACTGCCTAACAGCGCACCCGTTTACCATCTGCTCCTTATCGCATGACCCAGACAAGGTCGGCAAAGCATCTGAGATTGTCTTCTATGTCAAGCCCCGCCACGGCATCACGGCACGTCTGGCAAAGATAGCCGCTAAGAGCCCCGTATTCTCCCAGACCGTGCTTTTAGAAGGTCCTTATGGTGGGATATCCGATACTGCTTCTCCCGCTGAATTTGATACTGTTCTTGTCATCGCTGGTGGTTCCGGCGGTGGGTTTTCTCTCGCTATCGTCGAAGAAGCTCTAAGAGTATATGGTAATATGCCAGACCTCCAACAACGCAATATCCAAGTCGTTTTCGCCACACGGAATAGCAAAGTAGCCGAGTGGTACAGGGAGGAAATTGGAGATAGGGTCTCCATGTACGACGTACCAGACAAAAGAATATCCGTTTCCATTCATGATACCTCGTTAGAGCAGGCTGAAAAGCCAGTGTCTGCACCTGGAGACAAAGAACCATCTAACGAGATCACCGATGAGATTGAGCCTGCCTTATCGGAGAAAGGGCATGATGTTGCAGCAACAAACAAGCACATGAGCACAGTTGTACATGGTCCTCGACCTGATCTTCCTTGTCTTATCAATACAGCTACGTCAACTGGTAGCCACAGAATGGCTATCTTTGCGTGCGGTCCTGCGTCCATGTTACATGACGTTCGGAATGCGGCTGCTGAGGCGCAAAAGCGGGCGCTGAGAGGAGGCGCTGAGGTCTATTTACATACAGAATCATTTTCGTGAGTGTTCATTTTCTATGTCTCGGACCATTTTTTGCTAATTAATGTCTAGGTGGTGATGCTCGACAAAATTATCAGAATAATACGTCTATAAAATTTCACATTGTTTACTTTCTGATTGTTGATCAATCTGTGTACTTTGATTGGATTTGTTGGTGTGGAATATTAAGGGTCACCAGCTTCGATGGCTAATAGCTCTTAATGCTCTTTATAAGCAACATAGATGAATAGCCGAGATTCTGTGAAGTTTCACGGTGTACAAAATCACTTGAGAAATCATTAAGTTTCTCCTCGTAGTACTCATTTTATAGACATGTGTCCAGCAAGAATAAGCTTTATttacaatatatatactaactACCGAGATGCAACAACAGTTAAACACATCCggaaaatatatagtatcaCGTACAAACCGTAGGTGCAGTCCCGATTATAGTTCACAAAGAGTTTATCGTGTGTTGAACATAGTTGAAGGACTCCAGGTGATTGATATTGCAATTGGTCTTACTTTAGGACTTATATAAAATGCATAGAGAGCAAAAAGTCGTGCAACATTCGATTTGGAAAGATAAGAGGGTATACAGAGTGAATTCAGTACAATCCAATGTATTGTTTCGTGTTGGTTCCATTAAGGATCCAACTTTGAATCCTGATAATCATGAGTTAGATTGTGGAAGTCTGCACTTCTTTTCATGAGGTTAAGAAACTATTGGGAAACATCATTGCTGTATTAGGTTGCTATGGTTGGTAGGATATAGTAAATTTCTACAATGGATGTGAGAGAGGGTGGAAGGAATGTACGAGGTTTACTGGACAGGAAGATTaccaaagaaatcaaaacgTTTAGGGTATCAAGCTATAGAGTGCATCAAGCTTTTCATTTTTGTGCTAAATTCAGACCATCAAACCGTCAGTCCACGTCCCAGTACGAACACCAATCGCTCAGAGTAGGCAATCTAGTTCATCTGGCGGATGAGGGCGTTGATGTTCTCCTCACGGTTACCATAGTCACCACCCTCAATGAAGTGCTTGAACTTGCGCTTGTGGAAGCCACCAGTGGGGTTGGAGAGCTTGAAGGGCCAGAGGAAGTTGTTGGCCTGCTTGAAGTTGGGGCCAACGGTGTAGATCTCGTGGATCAGATCCTCAACACAGACGATGCCGTACTTGCCGAGGTTCTCCTCGATGATCTGGTTGTCGGAGATGGCAACGCGCTGCTTGTTGACCTTTCCGTAACCGCGCTTGTAGATGAGCTCACGGATGCTCTTGAGGTTGGGGTAACCGTAGGCGATGTAGGGGTTGATGATGGTCAGCATCTCCTGGGTAGCCTTGGTAAGGCGAACGAAGGTGCCGTTGTTGATCTGGAGCAGACGGAGGAGCTGCAGGATCTTGCGGGGCTGGGGAGAGATCTTGTTGATACTGTTGGTATAGTTAGACGCTTGAAACTTTAACAATGGATATGCCACAAGAACTCACCCCTTGATACGGATAACGAAGACAAGCTTGGGCTCCTCAGGAACGTAGAAGTTACCCTCCTTGCGAGCAACGCGGGCAAGGCGGATCTTCTCACGCTCAGCATCGCGGTACTCCTTGACGTAGGACTCGGCGCGCTTGAAGATGGCGGCACGCTTCTCCTTGCTGGCCTGTACAATCTCTATTAGCGAGAATTCTACCCAGTCATTCATGACAAAAACAGTGGTAGTGTTAACGTCAGCCCCGAAAGATGGTTAACAGAAGCGACAGCATCGACCGATGGTCTAGTCGCGTAGTGGTTGCTATCATCACCCGTATATgtggaaaaaaaggaaagaaaaaataaataaataaatactcacggccttcttcttctcagcctcctcaCGGGCGACAGCGCGAGCCTGCTCCTGgctcttgcgcttcttcagGAGAGTCTCGGGGACGAGGACATGGTCCTGAGTGGGGACGGTGCTGTTAAGGTCAGTTTAGTCTGTCCATGCAAAAATATGCATATATTCGCCGAGTGTAAGAACTGCAGCTATAGCGGCATTCTCAACTGAAGgcaagaaataaagaagcACTCGACGACATGTATTTAATCAGTGAGACATGAAGGGCTTGCCAATCGGTAATGGGACGTTGCTACTAGCGATGCATTTTCAGCACGAGTTCGCAACTCCGCGATGGCAGCCACAATCGTTTAATTCTCATCCGACAAAGCCCCAAGCATTACGCTCAGGAAGATAGTGTTGACGCCGTTCGTCCCATCTCTGTTAAGCCATTCCAGGTCTAGTCAGAGTATGGGAACGCAGCTCGCAACAATTTCTTTCAAGGAGAAAGTAACTATGACCTTCAACCTCAATACCCCAGACCATTGTGCgatccatccatcatctcgTGCTCATATCACTGAGGCGCAAGTTCATGGGGGACGACAGAGATCACGGGAAAAATCGAGCTGGTGCCCAGCGACCGTTTCTGATCGCAGCATCTCCAGCGAGAAGGACGACTATAACTTCAACCCTTACAAGCTCATAAAACGAAGCAGCCGAAAGGGTATCCGCTAAAGGGTATCATACGTAGCAGTAGAGGCCATTGCGACGGTCCGTTGAGTTCGCGAGTTGGGCGGTTGGCGAATGCTGTCGTACTGGAAGAagttcaaaaagaaaattgctTCGAGTTGAAGAAAAACGAGTTTGTGGGTGGGTCTCGGAACTAGCCCACATGCGGCTAGCCTCTGTTAGCACGACGACCTTTCCGTTCTGGGTGATCTGCTTAGGGCACATACATGTCAGCTGACAGTCTCCGATAAGGCGCTGCGATAACCGATTACAAGACGCCCATCTTGATGTTCTCCATACCTACCCCACGTCCCTTCTCTCTGCCTATCCTAGACAATACGTTGCCATGGCGTCGCGTCGAGGTGTAGGACTAGGTGCTTTCGCAAACCGCTCCCAGGCTAGCCAATCGTACGCCAACCATGGCGCTAATCTACGTTCCACGCATCTCTCCTCCCTGCAAGCACAATTATCCGTGTTCCAGTCATTACTGCACACATTCGCATTAGAGCATAGCTCGACGATAAAGTCAAATCCAACGTTTCGTGCAGAGTTTGCTCGCATGTGCAATGCAATCGGTGTTGACCCACTTGCAGCGAGTAATGTCAGAGGCAAGAATGGTCGGAAGGGAATGGGTGAAGGGGCAAGTTTTTGGACGCAGATTATGGGCGGGGATATGAACGACTTTTACTTCGAACTTGCCGTCCGTATAGTAGAGCTTTGCCGAGACACGAGAAGTGAGAATGGAGGCTTGATAGGCGTCGAGGAGTGCCGTAAGCGAGTAGGTAAAGGCAAGGCTATAGGGAGCGGGTTGGAAGTAACTGAGTATGGAGCCTCGAACCATGCAGTACAGAAGGTATACTAATTGCTATGTTTGCGAATTAGTGACGATGTTCTACGTGCCGTCAAGGCTTTGGAACCCTTGGGCTCGGGCTTTTCGAT from Aspergillus flavus chromosome 7, complete sequence carries:
- a CDS encoding ferric reductase, with translation MMSMDEESSGGLPWLDMPVMFHSSRADTCKMTPEQCAYRSGHWRYWYEADHVYSLNTVYFLCATIGFFTIVHFLSKYAPVQARRSGIWRKTTAVGRYLAYKGYQLPAIRYCSPSLGVMLLGIIGTIFFFAMTLGPKPYYWPNTKDGTVSYGNSPPIATRTGWMALALLPFVLALGTKANLISALTGVPHEKLQVYHHWTSYAMFVLALIHTFPFIVFNIWKGQMVEKWNTSVVYWTGVAALITQAYLTFMSLPSIRNRYYEFFKATHFLVALLFLLFFFFHCDFRLTSWDYFVAGGAIYLFSLFAAWTRTHLINGRHSATIDLLPCGFVRIRIPTIMSWRPGQHVFIRFFSPQLGLHCLTAHPFTICSLSHDPDKVGKASEIVFYVKPRHGITARLAKIAAKSPVFSQTVLLEGPYGGISDTASPAEFDTVLVIAGGSGGGFSLAIVEEALRVYGNMPDLQQRNIQVVFATRNSKVAEWYREEIGDRVSMYDVPDKRISVSIHDTSLEQAEKPVSAPGDKEPSNEITDEIEPALSEKGHDVAATNKHMSTVVHGPRPDLPCLINTATSTGSHRMAIFACGPASMLHDVRNAAAEAQKRALRGGAEVYLHTESFSW
- a CDS encoding 60S ribosomal protein uL30 → MASTATTVPTQDHVLVPETLLKKRKSQEQARAVAREEAEKKKAASKEKRAAIFKRAESYVKEYRDAEREKIRLARVARKEGNFYVPEEPKLVFVIRIKGINKISPQPRKILQLLRLLQINNGTFVRLTKATQEMLTIINPYIAYGYPNLKSIRELIYKRGYGKVNKQRVAISDNQIIEENLGKYGIVCVEDLIHEIYTVGPNFKQANNFLWPFKLSNPTGGFHKRKFKHFIEGGDYGNREENINALIRQMN
- a CDS encoding RNA polymerase II transcription factor complex subunit (vacuolar-sorting protein dot2), translating into MASRRGVGLGAFANRSQASQSYANHGANLRSTHLSSLQAQLSVFQSLLHTFALEHSSTIKSNPTFRAEFARMCNAIGVDPLAASNVRGKNGRKGMGEGASFWTQIMGGDMNDFYFELAVRIVELCRDTRSENGGLIGVEECRKRVGKGKAIGSGLEVTDDDVLRAVKALEPLGSGFSIVRVGSKQYIRSVPKELNTDQATVLEVIQVLGYVSISMLRVNLNWEKARAQTVIDDLLADGLVWLDAQGEENEYWSPQNLLDDSG